The Eleginops maclovinus isolate JMC-PN-2008 ecotype Puerto Natales chromosome 6, JC_Emac_rtc_rv5, whole genome shotgun sequence DNA segment TGTTAGCTGTTCCAACCTAGTCACAAAGTCTAAGAGTGGAAAAATTTGGACACCCAGATATATATGTGCAACAGACAGTGTGGTGGTATCGCGAGGCAAAGgcaacaaaagcaaaacaatgggGGGTTTAGACATTTTGCCACATGGACAGTTTCCCATACACGTGCCACTGCTGATATTGTAGTTTGGCTCTTTGGGTTGGACCAAACAATAGAAGGGGAGAGATTTTGCTATGATTGGACTTTGGGAGTGATGTTGCAGAATATCATTTGGGTGGTGGTGGGAAAACAAACAtagcagtgaaagcagaggtgaAAGGACAAAGTGCAAATAAGAAATCTTTCTTCTGATAACTTGTGTGAGTAAGTGGGATCCTTTAAAAAGGTGTGGTCCCAGTTCATCTCTGAGCTTTCATGGCAGCAAAGTGAGCAGattttcctccatctcttcccCCAGATCACTCTCTGTTGTTATTTCTCTGCTGCTGATCCTGGCACAATCCCTGGATCTACTTTAGACCTTGACCCATGACAGTTTCCCACCGTTTAAACATCAAAGAGCGGCCGTTTCTAAGTTTCGACAGGTGGAGCAGGATACAAAACAGATAAAACCTGTTTTTCATGTACTGTACGACCCCTCTCTCTTTCGAAAGTGGTATAGAGaggagataaaacacacacattaaaatgattaagtGCACTCAAATGGCTCTTTTGAGATTAGAAAGTTAAACAAGGTTTGTTTTTCACACTAAAGCAGTCAATCAAGGAGGCCATGAGATGGGTAAAACACCCTGTTCATGGCctcttttctttaataaaaaatgatataatagATTCTTAACATATTTTTGCAAATAGTTAGTTGCATTTTTCACCCATGATTGGAGGTACTCTAAATTGGACTAAAATGGAGGTCACATTTCTTCCGCATCAAAGAAAAAACTTATTTTGTGCAGCATCTCTCTAAAGCATTTATTTCAAGTATTTGACAGTTGAGCAGGAGTGCCAGTGTTTCATCCTCTTTCATTAGTCCCAGTTCAAGTCCATTCAGGTTTTGTATAGAGGCAATTCACAAGTCTGAAGCCAAGGTTAGACTGAGAACACTGAGCTGCAGGTATTACACCTCATATAGGTCGGACATAATCCACCTAGAGCAAACATACTGTGCCTTTCAATAATATCCTCCTGTCCTCCTAAGGTTTAAATGCAGGTAATATAACTTCACCTCTGACAAATGTAGAAATTATTATTTGCAAAAGACTCATAAATGACATACAGAAGTAGACAAAGGGTGGACGGCTCTTGCATAATGCAGGAGTTTGAGCATTGGCAAACTTTAACCCCTGAACACAGTCTACCCAGTCTGGGTGAGTTACTAAGCATATAGACTTAACAGAGAAACACCACCTAATGGGATGTTACCAAGAGTATAAAAAGAGGTAGAGAGGATGAATACATCTCAGTAATTGGCAGAAACCGAGACAGACGAATCAGCAAGGTATGAACACTTAAATTACCCTTGTTTGAGTTAttcagtacattttatttaacactaaattctttttcttaaatgtgtttaataccaaatcatattcattcattattagtttgacatgttttgctttgtttgatgTACAACTTCATGAGTATGCATGCTAATACACCTGTCATTGCACAGAATTCTACTATTTAAACtatgtatattttctaaatcAGTTCCTAAATCACGAGATAAACCCCCAATAAAAACACTTACAGGAGGAGTAATGTCAATGTAAATGATATCCAGAAAACTGCAAGAACTGTGCGTAATCAAAtctgtgctttatttttaagCAGCTGCAGTATTGAACAGAACAATGAAGTTGTTGGTGTTGGCCTTAACCGTCACTCTGCTGTTTACAGCTGGTGAGTCTGTCACTCATTCTCCACTGAATAAACACAAGCCCTGCTGCTGTGCAACAGAGATGTCTGCTTTCTCTGACTGTCTTTACTGTTCAGGAACAATATCATCAGACCTGTCAGACACTTCATTTTGCAGCAGTTGGTAGGAGTTATATCTGAGAAATGAAAGTGATTAACATACCTGTGAGAGCACAGTATCTATCTATGAGGCTTCATACACATGTTTAACATCTAAGTAGATAATACCTTACTAAGTACTTGCTCGTTGGGCTGGAAtctcacagaaaaaaacattaactgaCTGAAATATTGCTTGGGTGTTTTCCCAGGTGAAACCCTTGACTGCCACCGATGTGTCTCCAAAAAGGCCGGAGGAGCCTGTGATCTCACTGTGGAGACATGCAAACCAGGGAAGGATGCCTGCGCTGCTGCCAGCTTCCTCCGACCCCCACGTGAGTGTTTCAACACACTGAAACTCTTCTATCATTGACAAGTACATGGAATCACTACATAAACCAACATAAAATATGGATATTATCTTTGCTGTGAAGCGTAGTCAAGTTGGAGGAGGAAACCACTGTATCAAAAATCAGAGGGCGATGGTGGAGGTGATATgaattcatttagaaaatacGTCAAGGCCTCTTGTGGCTCCATGTCGAATAAAGGAAactgtttgtaaaatgtttgaacATTATGTAGGTATATCAAAGTCCATTGGCTCTTCCACGGTGCGGTACTTCTTACATAATAAAGGaaccttttctcctttttgttaGATGGCCATTACCAGAAATGCATGGCTCTTGAAGACTGCGAAATGCTGAAGATGAACGCCTACATCGATATCAATTGCTGTGTCGAAGACATGTGCAACACCTTATAAAAATTAAATGTATGGCTTCAAGCAAGGCACCTAAAGGCAGTGCGTCCTGCCAACAGCTGAAAGTGGCTCCAAGGTGTGAATGCATGTATGGACATTAAAGCAGCTAGTCCTAGgagaacaaaatgtgttttatcaacCTGATCCCTTGAGAAATAAATACGTTTGACAATTATCATGTTGTCTTTTCTGATGCCTGAAAATCTCTAACGTTTTTTAGTTATGTTGGACTGGCACATCAAGTCAGATACATCTGCTAATATTCCCTTCTGAAGTTAAAGGGTTCCTGTTAAGGCATGAGTCTTATTTTTAtcaggttgtgtttttgtagtgTCAAAAAAAAGTACTCACACCTATTCCTCTTTGTAAGACACCTATCAAAGATGGAAATATATCTCACCGGCTCTTAAGGATTTTCAATCTTTCACCTTGTTCCTTTTTACAAACATCTTACATATAACATTCATGAGAAGCACCTTGGAATGACACCCTTAGGAGTCATTTATTGAGGGGAAAATCTGCATCCACAGGACTGTAAGGGGGTAGTTGGATCAGATTACATTGACAGTGAGCAAACATCCCACCAGCTGTCGCCAGATTCAGATTTTAATATTGCTTTCTCCTCACTGGGGCACTGAGGCACATGACATCACCTTTTTCTATCAGAGCCCCGCCCGCCCACTGTCAACGATAAGAGCagacaaaatcatttttaaatgaaaaatctCTGTTGTGAAATCAGTAAAACATACGCACGTTAATAATCAATCACTTAGACAGTTTAGACAGAAAGCACCTTTAAAACCCTatcttgtttgtctttaaattaAACGCTGAGGTAGGGGTGAATTAAActtattatctattattataTTGAACGCTCTGCCTCTTAGGTCATCTGTTGAGGGTATTCTAACtgttcaaaagaaaaacaaaaaaaacatttagttggTGCAATCAAGTTTGAATAGGATATGTTGCTTACCTATACTAAATCTTAAAAACATAATCATCTAGCTGTGCATCCTGAGCTCTCCTCAAATCactttatcattttaaagttaGATAATTTTGTGTTAATTATGTAAATTGGCCCTTCAATACCATTTCATTGATCAGATAGTTTACAGATTTTTATCTTCAGggtcaacttttatattttcactttttgagttctgttttatcttctattttgagatCTTTATAttgtatacatgtttattttctactttttttatttcgaaatatgtgcaatatataaagtacatcttaccttaaatgtgtgcatttgttgtatttattacagTCTTTTTAACCTTCCTGtgaaacaattacattttttctttttaaagttgtcTATAAAACAAACCTGCCCTGCCTCCAAGGGTA contains these protein-coding regions:
- the ly97.3 gene encoding CD59 glycoprotein, with translation MKLLVLALTVTLLFTAGETLDCHRCVSKKAGGACDLTVETCKPGKDACAAASFLRPPHGHYQKCMALEDCEMLKMNAYIDINCCVEDMCNTL